Proteins encoded within one genomic window of Candidatus Wallbacteria bacterium:
- a CDS encoding ABC transporter ATP-binding protein codes for MEVIRTEKLVKIYDMGKVKVEALKGVDILINKGEMVAIMGKSGSGKTTLLDILGLLSTPTSGTYILNNQNVSSLSDEEMAGVRNREIGFVFQTFNLLPRVSAAGNVELPLIYSNVAVRERRERALEALSHVGLSERGTHLPAELSGGQRQRVAIARALINNPAIILADEPTGNLDTKSSYEIMEILKGLHEKGNTIILVTHEHDIAAYAQRTIFLRDGMVVEGF; via the coding sequence ATGGAAGTCATCAGAACCGAAAAACTGGTCAAAATCTATGACATGGGAAAGGTCAAGGTCGAAGCCCTGAAAGGCGTGGATATTCTGATCAATAAAGGAGAAATGGTCGCCATCATGGGAAAATCCGGTTCCGGTAAGACTACCCTGCTGGATATCCTGGGACTGCTTTCCACGCCGACTTCCGGCACATATATCCTGAACAACCAGAATGTGAGTTCGCTCTCAGACGAAGAAATGGCAGGAGTCAGAAACCGGGAGATAGGTTTCGTTTTCCAGACTTTCAACCTGCTGCCCCGGGTAAGTGCGGCCGGGAATGTGGAACTGCCTCTCATTTACAGCAATGTGGCAGTGAGGGAGCGTAGAGAACGTGCATTGGAAGCATTATCGCATGTAGGGTTATCGGAACGGGGAACCCATCTTCCTGCTGAATTGTCAGGCGGGCAGCGCCAGCGGGTGGCGATCGCCCGTGCGCTGATCAATAATCCCGCGATCATACTGGCAGACGAGCCTACTGGTAATCTTGACACGAAATCCAGCTATGAAATCATGGAAATCCTCAAGGGCCTGCACGAAAAGGGCAATACAATCATCCTGGTCACACACGAGCATGACATCGCGGCTTACGCGCAGAGAACGATTTTCCTCAGGGATGGAATGGTGGTTGAGGGCTTCTAA
- a CDS encoding winged helix-turn-helix domain-containing protein, whose amino-acid sequence MKEKVGFAAGEIWAALKKENGATLNKIKSHLEGKGFSSNESTMALGWLLREDKIIFEEEKKGKMVNQIVKLKA is encoded by the coding sequence ATGAAAGAAAAAGTCGGATTTGCAGCTGGTGAAATCTGGGCCGCCCTGAAAAAAGAAAATGGTGCCACCCTGAACAAGATTAAGAGCCATCTGGAAGGTAAAGGATTCTCGAGCAACGAAAGCACCATGGCCTTAGGCTGGCTTCTCCGCGAAGACAAAATCATTTTCGAGGAAGAGAAAAAGGGTAAAATGGTTAATCAGATTGTGAAGCTGAAGGCTTAA
- a CDS encoding DUF1848 domain-containing protein, which translates to MIISASRRTDIPAFYGDWFVNRLKAGFAHVRNPISIHRISEVRLTRDSVDCIVFWTKNPLPFFRHLDFIESLEIPFYFQFTLTPYDSKIERNLPEKSKLIQVFKDLSGRIGRKRVIWRYDPILVSREIDESYHAEKFEFLAAELSPFTEKCIISFIDLYKKTERNSKNLGLAEIADKSAQRLASGFSRTARQSGLKIETCSEKIDLSELGIGHTSCIDGELIQRLSGKALEFRKDKHQRPECGCAQSRDIGSYNTCRHGCLYCYASDSDIAVLQRAELHDPDSSILVGQLTEMNLRSPQPPFHP; encoded by the coding sequence ATGATCATCAGCGCCAGCAGAAGGACAGACATTCCCGCTTTTTACGGCGACTGGTTTGTCAACCGCCTGAAGGCAGGATTCGCTCATGTCCGGAATCCGATCTCAATCCACCGGATCAGCGAAGTCAGATTGACGAGAGACTCGGTCGACTGCATCGTCTTCTGGACGAAAAATCCTCTCCCCTTTTTCAGGCATCTTGATTTCATCGAATCACTTGAAATCCCTTTTTACTTTCAGTTCACACTGACTCCATACGATTCAAAGATCGAGCGGAATCTGCCGGAAAAATCCAAACTGATTCAGGTCTTCAAAGACCTTTCAGGCCGCATCGGCCGGAAAAGAGTGATCTGGCGCTATGATCCGATTCTGGTTTCAAGAGAAATTGACGAATCATATCATGCAGAAAAATTCGAATTTCTGGCTGCGGAGCTTTCTCCTTTCACAGAGAAATGCATAATCAGTTTTATCGACCTGTATAAAAAGACTGAACGCAATTCGAAAAATCTTGGTCTGGCTGAGATCGCTGACAAGTCGGCACAGCGCCTGGCTTCCGGATTTTCCCGGACAGCCCGGCAATCAGGCCTGAAAATTGAGACCTGCAGTGAAAAAATCGACCTGTCTGAACTCGGCATCGGACACACCAGTTGCATTGATGGTGAACTCATCCAAAGACTCTCAGGCAAAGCACTTGAATTTCGCAAGGACAAGCATCAGCGGCCGGAGTGCGGGTGCGCTCAGAGCAGGGATATCGGATCCTATAACACCTGCAGGCATGGCTGTCTTTATTGTTATGCTTCTGATAGTGACATCGCTGTATTGCAAAGGGCGGAACTGCATGATCCTGATTCTTCCATTCTGGTTGGACAGTTGACGGAAATGAATCTTAGAAGCCCTCAACCACCATTCCATCCCTGA